A window of the Kosakonia sp. BYX6 genome harbors these coding sequences:
- a CDS encoding ABC transporter permease has translation MQMTNTLKHALRNLLRSRRRTLSTLCAIVVGAVGILLFAGYKQSINYNLQTTFVRESGHLQIQHRDYLLHGTSNPARYSIYDYQRVVDIIARDPLLKPMIAVATPVLTLTGLAGHYAVGTSRPVLIYGSEAMGQAQLNHWDEYQIGPDLVARKPLTGTPPEAALIGSGLARLLLLCDFVKDQPCGAPVADENNAAALPDDLLQLSQRAHDARSTADGTHIELLAASGSGAPNIVRVNVKGTQIQPARELDDSFVSIHLRQAQQLLFGLEPPGVTAILLQLRSTAQMAAARARLQQIFAQELAGEPLTVYDFAELQPLYQQVLAMFDKIFTFLLALILGIALFTVSNTMSMAVMERTVEIGTLRAVGLKRGDIQRLFLSEGALLGAIGSLLGVMTALMLAYLINRAGLSWLPPGVTTPLPIRISIWGEWRILASVTSALLLVTVISSWWPARRAANVSIVDALRYI, from the coding sequence ATGCAGATGACGAACACACTGAAACACGCCCTGCGAAACCTGTTGCGCAGCCGTCGCCGCACACTCTCCACGCTTTGCGCCATCGTCGTCGGCGCGGTCGGCATCCTGCTCTTCGCGGGCTATAAACAATCCATCAATTACAACCTGCAAACCACCTTTGTGCGCGAAAGCGGTCACTTGCAAATCCAGCATCGCGATTATCTGCTGCACGGCACCAGCAACCCGGCGCGATACAGCATTTATGATTACCAACGTGTGGTCGATATCATCGCCCGCGATCCGCTACTGAAACCGATGATCGCCGTCGCGACGCCGGTGCTGACATTAACCGGCCTGGCGGGCCATTACGCGGTCGGGACTTCACGCCCGGTGCTGATTTACGGCTCCGAAGCGATGGGTCAGGCGCAGTTGAATCACTGGGATGAATACCAAATCGGCCCGGATCTGGTCGCGCGCAAACCGCTAACGGGTACGCCGCCCGAAGCGGCACTGATTGGCAGCGGTCTGGCGCGCCTGCTGCTGCTGTGCGATTTCGTGAAAGACCAACCCTGCGGCGCCCCTGTTGCGGACGAAAACAACGCCGCCGCCCTACCCGATGATCTTTTGCAGCTTTCACAGCGCGCGCACGATGCACGTTCAACGGCGGACGGCACGCACATTGAGCTGCTGGCGGCATCGGGAAGCGGTGCGCCGAATATCGTGCGCGTCAACGTCAAAGGAACGCAGATCCAACCCGCTCGTGAGCTGGATGACAGCTTTGTCAGCATTCATCTGCGCCAGGCGCAGCAACTGCTTTTCGGCCTGGAGCCGCCCGGCGTGACGGCCATCCTCCTGCAATTGCGCAGCACCGCGCAAATGGCGGCCGCCCGCGCGCGTTTGCAGCAGATCTTCGCGCAGGAGCTGGCAGGAGAACCGCTTACGGTTTACGACTTCGCCGAGCTTCAACCGCTGTATCAACAGGTTTTGGCCATGTTCGACAAAATCTTCACCTTCCTGCTGGCATTAATTCTCGGCATTGCGCTGTTCACCGTCAGCAACACCATGAGCATGGCGGTGATGGAACGCACGGTGGAAATCGGCACGCTGCGCGCAGTAGGGCTTAAACGTGGTGATATTCAGCGGTTGTTCCTCAGCGAAGGCGCGCTCTTGGGTGCCATCGGTTCGTTGCTCGGCGTCATGACCGCGTTGATGTTGGCGTACCTTATCAACCGCGCCGGGCTAAGCTGGCTGCCGCCCGGTGTGACAACACCGCTGCCGATCCGCATTAGCATTTGGGGAGAATGGCGCATCCTGGCAAGCGTGACGAGCGCGCTGCTGCTGGTCACTGTTATCTCGTCATGGTGGCCAGCGCGGCGCGCGGCGAATGTCTCGATCGTTGACGCGCTGCGTTATATCTGA